A genomic segment from Glycine max cultivar Williams 82 chromosome 1, Glycine_max_v4.0, whole genome shotgun sequence encodes:
- the LOC100787854 gene encoding exocyst complex component EXO84A: MESKGRGDRSGYGMELKERGSVSSSLGNSAELDANLTLSDKLKVFKSSTFDPNNYVASKSRSMNEKEIRHLCAYLVDLKKASAEEMRKSVLANYSAFIRTSKEISDLEGELLSMRNLLNTQAALVHGLAEGCMLSSMISGNEDSDMDDLLAEKTDISNTEKWLIGYLETLEVLLAEKRVDEAMTALDEGEKMAKEISEGKTLSPSLFQALQDAINEHRKKLADQLAETICQPSTHSAEIRSTALALKNLGDGPRAHTLLLNSHQETLQRNMKNLQSSNSGGVGAFTATLSQLVFSTISQAASDSLSVFAEEEPAYTSELVTWAVTQAEKYAVLLKKCILASTAAAGGLRVASECVHVCMSHCYQLEASGLALSPILIKYFRPFVKQALNTNLRRIEQSSSALAAADDWFLAYAPTSSRHSGLPPSSSHSNLSFQPKLSRSAHKFNSMVQELFEDVGPLEILQLDVLAVEGLLQVFNFYVNLLINALPGSVVTENLEGHKIVKIAETEEQQIALLANAMLLADELLPRAVIKLSNSTRGDDSHRRGSDKQRELKKRLQREVDRLRDSFCRQHALELIFTEEGEARLNALIYLGMDGNVEQPEWFPSPIFQEIFAKLTDVASIAADLFVGRERFATVLLMRLAETVILWLSDDQTFWEEVETGSTPLGPIGLQQLYLDMQFVMIFSSQGRYLSRHLHQAIKNIIERAINAVAATGLDPNSVLPEDEWFVEVCEIAIKMLTGRAAFDNVEDDVASPTSSVQT; this comes from the exons AGAGGATCTGTGTCATCCAGCCTTGGAAACTCTGCAGAACTTGATGCCAATCTCACACTCAGCGATAAGCTCAAGGTTTTCAAAAGCTCCACCTTTGATCCCAATAACTATGTTGCCTCCAAATCCCGCAGCATGAACGAGAAG GAGATAAGACACTTGTGTGCTTATCTTGTTGATCTGAAGAAGGCTTCGGCAGAAGAAATGCGCAAAAGTGTTCTTGCTAATTACTCAGCCTTCATACG TACATCCAAAGAGATTTCAGATCTTGAGGGAGAGCTGCTTTCCATGAGAAATCTTCTAAACACCCAGGCTGCTTTGGTTCATGGTTTAGCAGAAGGGTGCATGCTTAGTTCCATGATTAGTGGAAATGAAGATTCAGACATGGATGATTTACTAGCTGAAAAAACAGATATATCCAATACAGAAAAATGGCTAATAGGATATTTAGAAACCCTTGAAGTTCTATTAGCAGAGAAAAGAGTGGATGAAGCTATGACTGCATTGGACGAAGGAGAAAAAATGGCAAAAGAAATTAGTGAAGGGAAAACTTTAAGTCCAAGTTTATTCCAGGCATTGCAAGATGCCATTAATGAACACAGAAAAAAACTGGCTGATCAGCTAGCAGAAACTATCTGCCAGCCATCGACTCACAGTGCAGAGATTCGATCAACAGCATTGGCATTGAAAAATCTTGGGGACGGTCCTCGTGCTCATACATTACTACTAAATTCTCACCAAGAAACGTTGCAACGTAACATGAAAAACCTTCAATCCAGCAATTCTGGTGGAGTTGGAGCATTTACTGCTACCCTTTCTCAGCTTGTATTTTCAACCATTTCACAAGCAGCATCAGATTCTTTGTCAGTGTTTGCTGAAGAAGAACCTGCCTATACATCTGAGCTAGTAACTTGGGCAGTAACACAGGCTGAGAAATATGCTGTTCTCCTTAAGAAATGCATTCTTGCCTCTACAGCTGCGGCAGGAGGTTTGAGAGTTGCATCTGAATGTGTTCATGTTTGCATGAGTCACTGTTATCAGCTAGAGGCTAGTGGGCTGGCCCTTTCCCCAatcctaataaaatattttaggcCCTTTGTCAAGCAAGCACTGAACACAAATTTGAGAAGAATTGAACAAAGTAGTTCTGCACTAGCTGCTGCAGATGATTGGTTTCTTGCTTATGCACCAACCAGCAGCAGGCATTCTGGCCtacctccatcttcttctcacAGTAACTTAAGTTTTCAACCAAAGCTTTCAAGAAGTGCTCACAAATTCAACTCAATGGTTCAG GAGCTATTTGAAGATGTAGGACCTCTTGAAATACTACAATTGGACGTTCTTGCAGTTGAAGGCCTTCTACAAGTGTTCAACTTCTATGTCAATTTGCTAATAAATGCATTGCCAGGTTCAGTGGTAACTGAGAATCTGGAAGGGCACAAAATTGTTAAGATTGCTGAGACCGAAGAACAGCAGATAGCATTGCTGGCTAATGCAATGTTGCTGGCAGATGAGCTTCTCCCGCGTGCTGTCATCAAACTTTCAAATAGCACCAGAGGTGATGACTCTCACAGGAGAGGATCAGACAAACAGCGTGAACTGAAGAAAAGGCTCCAACGTGAAGTTGATCGCCTGCGGGACAGCTTTTGCCGGCAACATGCTCTTGAACTTATCTTCacagaagaaggagaagctCGTCTAAATGCATTAATATATTTGGGAATGGATGGTAATGTAGAACAACCTGAATGGTTTCCTTCTCCAATTTTTCAG GAGATTTTTGCAAAGCTTACGGATGTGGCAAGCATTGCAGCAGATCTGTTTGTGGGAAGGGAAAGATTTGCCACTGTTTTATTGATGAGACTCGCAGAAACAGTGATCCTGTGGCTTTCTGATGATCAAACCTTCTGGGAAGAGGTTGAGACAGGATCAACACCTTTAGGTCCCATCGGCCTTCAACAG CTTTATTTGGATATGCAATTTGTGATGATATTTTCATCCCAAGGCCGTTACTTATCTCGTCATTTGCATCAAGCtattaaaaacattattgaaaGGGCTATTAATGCTGTTGCCGCTACAGGTCTGGATCCCAACAG TGTCTTGCCGGAGGATGAATGGTTTGTTGAAGTTTGCGAAATAGCTATAAAGATGTTAACTGGGAGAGCAGCCTTTGACAACGTAGAGGATGATGTTGCTAGCCCCACTTCATCTGTCCAAACATAA
- the LOC100799647 gene encoding probable leucine-rich repeat receptor-like protein kinase precursor, with translation MNYELLQIVALLTVIAFGGALRKATGACGSDDLEGLMGFKNGIQMDTSGRLAKWVGRSCCEWEGVVCDNATTRVTQINLPGLIEKDLFQTQMVGQLSPSITLLTSLEILDLGGLVGLTGTIPQTIGLQMPNLQKLYLYGNNLTGPVPESIGDLPRLQELALHENKISGSIPSTIGSLKKLKSLLLYSNQISGTIPFSLGNLTNLVELDVHDNAIMGQVPNSIGQMQALEKLDLSSNMLSGSIPSSLTNLTAISVLYMDTNYLEGTIPFPSRSGEMPSLGFLRLHNNHLSGNIPPSFGYLVSLKRVSLSNNKIEGALPSSLGNLHSLTELYLSDNSFSGQIPKSIGQLSQLIMLNISSNLIEWPLPQEISSLQNLQTLDLSFNPLNLSSIPPWLTSISSLSRISLAGCGIKGQIPDSLQTTQSPIQELDLSGNLLSGSIPSWIGSLSQLYLLNLSSNSLDSHIPESLTNLPDLGVLDLHSNKLTGSIAGVFDTEQGTLTYIDLSDNNFSSGVEAIGVGEQLNIQYLNLSHNLLKGTLPSSLGKLNSIHSLDLSFNELASNLPEMLAKLTLLERLKLQGNHFSGKIPSGFLKLKKLKELDLSDNVLEGEIPEGKPLTDFPGSTYSGNKGLCGKPLNPCKE, from the coding sequence ATGAATTATGAGCTGCTACAGATAGTTGCACTGCTGACAGTGATAGCATTTGGAGGAGCATTAAGGAAAGCAACAGGAGCATGCGGTTCAGATGACTTGGAAGGTTTGATGGGCTTCAAGAATGGCATTCAGATGGATACATCTGGCAGGTTGGCAAAGTGGGTGGGTAGGAGCTGCTGCGAATGGGAAGGTGTTGTGTGTGACAATGCAACCACTAGAGTGACACAGATCAATCTCCCAGGTCTCATTGAAAAAGACTTGTTTCAAACCCAAATGGTTGGCCAGCTTTCTCCTTCCATAACACTCCTCACTTCCCTTGAAATCCTTGATCTTGGTGGCTTAGTAGGCCTCACTGGGACAATTCCACAAACAATTGGCTTGCAAATGCCAAACCTCCAAAAGCTTTACCTTTATGGCAACAATTTAACTGGACCAGTACCAGAAAGCATTGGTGACTTGCCAAGACTCCAGGAACTGGCACTGCATGAAAATAAGATATCTGGGTCAATCCCTTCTACCATTGGAAGCttaaaaaagctcaaaagttTGCTGCTTTACTCAAACCAAATTTCAGGTACAATACCCTTCTCACTTGGGAATTTGACCAATTTGGTAGAATTGGATGTTCATGATAATGCCATTATGGGTCAAGTACCCAATAGCATAGGTCAGATGCAGGCTCTGGAGAAGCTTGATCTTTCAAGCAATATGCTTAGTGGAAGCATACCTTCTTCACTAACCAATTTAACTGCCATTTCAGTTTTGTACATGGACACCAACTATCTTGAGGGAACCATCCCATTTCCCTCAAGATCTGGTGAAATGCCTTCTCTGGGTTTCTTAAGACTCCACAATAACCACCTGAGTGGAAATATACCCCCCAGTTTTGGCTACCTAGTTTCTCTTAAAAGAGTTTCATTATCAAACAACAAAATTGAAGGAGCATTGCCTTCAAGTTTGGGCAATTTGCATTCTTTGACAGAGCTTTACCTAAGTGACAACTCCTTTTCTGGCCAAATACCAAAATCAATAGGCCAACTCTCTCAGCTCATAATGTTGAACATTTCCAGTAATTTGATTGAATGGCCATTGCCTCAAGAGATATCTTCCCTTCAAAACCTTCAAACCCTTGATCTCTCTTTCAACCCTTTGAACCTCTCTTCCATTCCACCCTGGCTAACAAGCATATCATCGCTTTCCCGCATATCCCTTGCTGGCTGTGGCATCAAGGGCCAAATTCCAGACTCATTGCAAACAACACAGAGTCCAATACAAGAACTGGACTTATCAGGGAACCTTCTCAGTGGATCCATACCATCATGGATAGGATCACTCAGTCAGCTCTACTTGCTAAACCTCTCAAGCAATTCACTTGATTCACACATACCTGAATCCCTCACAAACTTGCCTGATCTTGGTGTTCTTGATCTTCACTCAAATAAGTTAACAGGCTCGATAGCTGGAGTATTTGACACTGAACAAGGTACACTAACATACATTGATCTTTCTGATAACAACTTCTCAAGTGGAGTTGAGGCAATTGGTGTGGGAGAGCAGTTAAACATTCAGTACCTGAATTTGTCTCATAACCTTCTGAAGGGTACATTGCCAAGTTCTCTTGGAAAACTGAATTCCATTCACAGCTTggatttgagcttcaatgaaTTAGCCTCCAACTTGCCAGAGATGCTGGCAAAGTTGACCTTGTTGGAGAGACTGAAGCTGCAAGGCAATCACTTCAGTGGTAAAATACCAAGTGGATTTCTCAAGTTGAAAAAGCTGAAGGAATTGGATTTATCAGATAATGTGCTTGAAGGGGAAATTCCAGAGGGTAAGCCTCTAACTGACTTTCCTGGGAGCACTTATTCTGGAAACAAAGGTTTGTGTGGGAAGCCTCTTAATCCCTGTAAAGAGTAA
- the LOC100786247 gene encoding myosin-11 isoform X1 has product MELLKLSKLKLQLQALVAEVRDLRDRERSATEQHHLLIQKLKRNEEECGRKIQELQDELASVKEERQKLERKVIYLENDNVLLENKQKELKGTLNNLLQSRENFVNAYEESTSQMKRSIEAKDRMLGVLSEKISSYVALFDSIEKEAFSIKQIVDKVQNVVNDREGIVASLRNKMDWVSASEKEFVENISDLRNKLENNEAELRRKDRIISELEAKLDVAKVCNHNLAKMEDIQKTLSAKDAEIQNLISDKEVLHYEVGSLRLVLQRIQDTVTNMNEEDKRLFSSILQHKEAIVTDMEIVDNGMEDVVQNNEEKTQEPT; this is encoded by the exons ATGGAATTGCTCAAGCTTTCGAAGCTGAAGCTCCAACTACAAGCCCTCGTCGCCGAAGTTCGTGATCTCAGG GACAGGGAGCGCTCCGCCACCGAGCAGCACCACCTTCTAATCCAG AAGCTGAAGCGGAACGAGGAAGAGTGCGGCAGAAAGATACAGGAATTGCAGGACGAGTTGGCTTCTGTAAAAGAGGAACGCCAGAAACTGGAGAGAAAG GTGATTTATCTTGAGAACGATAATGTGCTGCTTGAGAACAAGCAGAAAGAGTTGAAGGGAACGCTGAATAATTTACTTCAGTCTAGGGAAAACTTTGTGAATGCTTACGAG GAATCTACTTCTCAAATGAAACGTTCAATTGAAGCCAAAGATAGGATGCTCGGTGTACTTTCAGAGAAAATAAGCTCTTATGTAGCATTGTTTGATTCAATAGAGAAGGAGGCGTTTTCTATCAAGCAAATTGTGGATAAAGTCCAGAATGTTGTCAATGATAGAGAGGGCATTG TGGCCAGCTTGAGAAACAAAATGGATTGGGTCTCTGCATCTGAAAAAGAATTTGTTG AAAATATCTCTGATCTAAGAAATAAACTGGAAAACAATGAGGCTGAATTAAGAAGAAAGGATAGAATCATCTCAGAACTTGAAGCAAAGCTGGATGTGGCAAAAGTTTGCAACCACAACCTAGCTAAAATGGAAGAT ATTCAGAAAACTTTATCTGCAAAGGATGCAGAGATACAGAATTTAATTTCAGACAAAGag GTTTTACATTATGAAGTTGGAAGCTTAAGACTTGTCTTACAGAGGATTCAGGATACTGTCACAAATATGAATGAAGAG GACAAAAGGTTATTCTCATCAATTTTGCAACATAAAGAAGCAATTGTAACGGATATGGAGATTGTAGATAACGG GATGGAAGATGTTGTTCAAAacaatgaagagaagactcagGAACCTACTTGA
- the LOC100787325 gene encoding uncharacterized protein yields MGACVSTPQGCVGGRLSSSKKKTRKRRREGLRRRVTSRLCKESLEKIDVAGLPDCSFANPTFQGSIEEAWFDSVAVFDSDCDDDYQSVPDDVVSLSGIEGGSVSSFPSSGDANHGVSTDHVQKQKELLAGSEAARSSDVQYFVVDAIDSQHEPVFLDEISSVDANSNKDDGLLDNCGILPNNCLPCLVSTIPSVEKRRSTSSSPPNARKKPTTKLSFKWKEGHGNATLFSSKMLLQRPIAGSQVPFCPIEKKMLDCWSQIDASTFKVRGVNYFKDKKKDFAPNYPAYYPFGVDVFLSPRKVDHIARFVELPVMSSSAKFPPILVVNVQVPLYPATLFQGETDGEGMSIVLYFKLSESYSKELPQTFQESIRRLMDDEVEKVKGFPVDTIAPFRERLKILGRVINLEDLHLSAAERKLMQAYNEKPVLSRPQHEFYMGENYFEIDLDMHRFSYISRKGFEAFLDRLKVCTLDVGLTIQGNKQEELPEHVLCCIRLNGIDYMNYQQLGLTQDPL; encoded by the exons ATGGGAGCGTGTGTTTCAACTCCACAAGGTTGCGTGGGAGGGAGGTTGAGCTCTTCCAAGAAGAAAACCAGGAAGAGGAGGAGAGAGGGACTCAGAAGAAGAGTTACTTCTCGGTTGTGTAAGGAATCATTGGAGAAAATTGATGTGGCAGGGTTGCCTGATTGTTCCTTTGCCAATCCCACTTTCCAAG GAAGTATTGAAGAGGCATGGTTTGATTCGGTTGCAGTATTTGACTCTGACTGTGATGATGATTATCAGAGTGTTCCTGAtg ATGTTGTATCTCTGAGTGGGATTGAAGGTGGATCTGTATCAAGTTTTCCATCTTCAGGAGATGCCAACCATGGAGTTTCCACAGATCATGTTCAGAAACAGAAGGAGTTGTTGGCAGGATCCGAAGCAGCCAGAAGTTCAGATGTCCAATATTTTGTGGTAGATGCCATTGATTCTCAACATGAGCCCGTGTTCCTTGATGAAATTTCCTCAGTGGACGCGAACTCCAACAAGGATGATGGACTTTTGGATAATTGTGGGATTCTTCCGAACAATTGTTTGCCATGTCTTGTATCTACCATTCCTTCTGTTGAGAAGAGAAGATCAACAAGTTCTAGTCCTCCTAATGCAAGGAAGAAGCCTACAACAAAACTTTCCTTTAAATGGAAAGAAGGACATGGGAATGCTACTCTAT TTTCCTCAAAGATGCTTCTACAAAGACCAATTGCTGGTTCTCAAGTGCCGTTTTGTCCAATTGAGAAGAAAATGCTTGATTGTTGGTCACAAATTGATGCAAGCACTTTCAAAGTTCGAGGAGTAAATTATTTCAA GGACAAGAAAAAGGACTTTGCTCCTAATTATCCTGCATATTACCCATTTGGTGTAGATGTTTTCTTGTCTCCACGGAAAGTTGACCATATAGCTCGGTTTGTGGAACTTCCTGTTATGAGTTCCTCCGCGAAATTTCCTCCCATACTAGTTGTAAACGTTCAG GTTCCACTCTATCCTGCCACACTTTTTCAAGGAGAAACTGATGGTGAAGGAATGAGCATTGTTTTGTACTTTAAACTTTCGGAAAGTTACTCCAAGGAACTTCCACAGACTTTTCAAGAAAGCATCAGA AGATTGATGGATGATGAAGTTGAAAAGGTAAAGGGTTTTCCTGTAGATACAATTGCACCCTTCAGGGAAAGGTTGAAAATATTAGGCCGTGTCATCAACCTGGAAGATCTTCATTTGAGTGCTGCAGAAAGGAAGCTTATGCAGGCTTACAATGAGAAACCTGTTCTTTCGCGTCCCCAACATGAGTTTTACATG GGGGAAAATTACTTTGAGATTGATTTGGATATGCATAGATTCAGTTATATCTCCAGGAAAGGGTTTGAAGCTTTCTTGGACAGATTAAAGGTTTGCACTCTAGATGTTGGCCTCACAATTCAG GGGAACAAACAGGAGGAGCTACCAGAGCATGTGTTATGTTGTATTAGATTAAACGGCATTGACTACATGAATTACCAACAACTGGGGCTAACTCAGGACCCcctctaa
- the LOC100786247 gene encoding myosin-11 isoform X2 has translation MELLKLSKLKLQLQALVAEVRDLRDRERSATEQHHLLIQKLKRNEEECGRKIQELQDELASVKEERQKLERKVIYLENDNVLLENKQKELKGTLNNLLQSRENFVNAYEESTSQMKRSIEAKDRMLGVLSEKISSYVALFDSIEKEAFSIKQIVDKVQNVVNDREGIVASLRNKMDWVSASEKEFVENISDLRNKLENNEAELRRKDRIISELEAKLDVAKVCNHNLAKMEDIQKTLSAKDAEIQNLISDKEVLHYEVGSLRLVLQRIQDTVTNMNEEDKRLFSSILQHKEAIVTDMEIVDNGEREKISWRWTCLS, from the exons ATGGAATTGCTCAAGCTTTCGAAGCTGAAGCTCCAACTACAAGCCCTCGTCGCCGAAGTTCGTGATCTCAGG GACAGGGAGCGCTCCGCCACCGAGCAGCACCACCTTCTAATCCAG AAGCTGAAGCGGAACGAGGAAGAGTGCGGCAGAAAGATACAGGAATTGCAGGACGAGTTGGCTTCTGTAAAAGAGGAACGCCAGAAACTGGAGAGAAAG GTGATTTATCTTGAGAACGATAATGTGCTGCTTGAGAACAAGCAGAAAGAGTTGAAGGGAACGCTGAATAATTTACTTCAGTCTAGGGAAAACTTTGTGAATGCTTACGAG GAATCTACTTCTCAAATGAAACGTTCAATTGAAGCCAAAGATAGGATGCTCGGTGTACTTTCAGAGAAAATAAGCTCTTATGTAGCATTGTTTGATTCAATAGAGAAGGAGGCGTTTTCTATCAAGCAAATTGTGGATAAAGTCCAGAATGTTGTCAATGATAGAGAGGGCATTG TGGCCAGCTTGAGAAACAAAATGGATTGGGTCTCTGCATCTGAAAAAGAATTTGTTG AAAATATCTCTGATCTAAGAAATAAACTGGAAAACAATGAGGCTGAATTAAGAAGAAAGGATAGAATCATCTCAGAACTTGAAGCAAAGCTGGATGTGGCAAAAGTTTGCAACCACAACCTAGCTAAAATGGAAGAT ATTCAGAAAACTTTATCTGCAAAGGATGCAGAGATACAGAATTTAATTTCAGACAAAGag GTTTTACATTATGAAGTTGGAAGCTTAAGACTTGTCTTACAGAGGATTCAGGATACTGTCACAAATATGAATGAAGAG GACAAAAGGTTATTCTCATCAATTTTGCAACATAAAGAAGCAATTGTAACGGATATGGAGATTGTAGATAACGG ggagagagaaaaaatctcATGGAGATGGACATGTCTTTCCTAG